The Bacillus basilensis genome includes a region encoding these proteins:
- a CDS encoding exosporium leader peptide-containing protein, with product MSKKDELNSPGILQSAAEDPILIGPKLPTIPPFTLPTGQTGSTGVTKPTGIVSVIFRQISTPAPASINLTLPAINVEVNQIVKLEGVFRSDYVSNPSLTEFSVSSVLNLVRDVTIIAIQVEAQTNIQKPANTQAHLTHNVSVIWVDIPPPGTYVYCLNMSASGVNISTSTIMDRNLTATVISI from the coding sequence ATGTCAAAGAAGGATGAACTAAATTCACCGGGAATTTTACAGAGCGCCGCAGAAGATCCTATTTTAATTGGTCCCAAGTTACCTACTATTCCACCATTTACGCTCCCTACAGGACAGACTGGTTCAACCGGAGTAACTAAACCGACTGGCATCGTTTCAGTTATATTTAGGCAAATTAGCACTCCTGCACCTGCCTCGATTAACCTCACATTACCAGCTATTAATGTAGAAGTTAATCAAATAGTAAAGTTAGAAGGGGTTTTCAGATCTGACTATGTTTCTAACCCCAGTCTTACAGAATTTAGTGTATCTTCAGTTCTTAATTTAGTGAGAGATGTCACCATTATTGCGATTCAGGTAGAAGCTCAAACCAATATTCAGAAACCGGCAAATACTCAAGCCCATTTAACCCACAATGTTTCAGTAATCTGGGTAGATATCCCTCCACCTGGGACTTATGTATACTGTCTGAATATGTCTGCCTCGGGAGTTAATATATCAACTAGCACTATTATGGATAGAAACTTAACTGCTACAGTAATTAGCATTTAA
- a CDS encoding YjcZ family sporulation protein: MGFGGSCGGGCGFAGGFALLVVLFILLIIVGAACFC; the protein is encoded by the coding sequence ATGGGATTTGGTGGTAGTTGTGGCGGAGGCTGCGGTTTTGCTGGAGGATTTGCTTTATTAGTTGTATTGTTTATTTTATTAATCATAGTCGGCGCTGCTTGCTTCTGCTAA
- a CDS encoding phosphotransferase, whose amino-acid sequence MKSLYEVTELAYYLKKFRISDKISYSMGQRVSIDSTNIECLKSTARTSIYKLFLRKKMKNYPIILKVYNSTSYRNEVEIQVYKRAYPILKEFLPQIYYIEKKGTETWVFMEFVQQVRGQITFSPKHLEHIIPTVAKLHAYTFEDNLKKYKNTWNEWLPIYESSKMRSGRSKYIGRTITFLDDAVKDDRLRETIKPYHQSLIKLLQKGPDFFPELFENGSSITHGDLHMQNICSNNVALDAPWNIQFIDWESIKYGPVWFDMVVLVEILLGFRKDWQSNAEEIRTHCVNLYTKQMQKYGIEFKTAPIDLYKMAYLQRTLEKGLHTQLRRIFNNRSDCELLTYHLEKVSIWGEEFGL is encoded by the coding sequence ATGAAATCATTGTATGAAGTGACGGAATTAGCCTATTATTTAAAGAAGTTTAGAATTTCAGATAAAATCTCTTATTCAATGGGGCAAAGGGTATCAATAGATTCTACTAACATTGAATGCCTAAAATCAACAGCAAGAACTAGTATCTACAAATTATTTCTTCGAAAAAAAATGAAAAACTATCCCATTATTTTAAAAGTATATAATTCAACAAGCTATAGAAATGAAGTAGAGATTCAAGTATATAAAAGAGCGTATCCTATATTAAAAGAGTTTCTTCCTCAAATATATTATATTGAAAAAAAAGGAACTGAAACCTGGGTATTCATGGAGTTTGTCCAGCAAGTACGCGGCCAGATTACTTTCTCCCCAAAACATTTAGAACATATTATCCCCACTGTTGCCAAACTTCACGCATACACATTTGAAGACAATTTGAAAAAATATAAAAATACTTGGAATGAATGGCTCCCCATTTATGAATCAAGCAAAATGAGAAGTGGTCGATCTAAATACATTGGAAGAACGATTACTTTTCTTGATGACGCAGTGAAAGACGATAGGTTAAGGGAGACCATTAAACCCTATCATCAATCGCTAATAAAACTGCTTCAGAAGGGACCAGATTTTTTTCCAGAACTATTTGAAAACGGTTCATCTATAACACATGGAGACCTTCATATGCAAAATATATGTAGTAATAATGTGGCACTAGATGCTCCATGGAATATTCAGTTTATCGATTGGGAGTCTATTAAATACGGACCCGTCTGGTTTGATATGGTTGTTTTAGTCGAAATATTATTAGGCTTTAGAAAAGATTGGCAGAGCAATGCAGAAGAGATTCGCACACATTGTGTGAATTTATATACAAAGCAAATGCAGAAGTATGGGATTGAATTTAAAACAGCTCCAATTGATCTATATAAAATGGCGTATTTACAGAGAACATTAGAAAAGGGGCTGCATACTCAGTTACGAAGAATATTCAATAACCGTTCTGATTGCGAATTATTAACATATCATCTTGAAAAAGTTTCAATTTGGGGAGAAGAATTTGGTTTATAG
- a CDS encoding carbamoyl-phosphate synthase, producing the protein MYHEHSAVVLDLSANGVGIIRSLARKGIKVYAFDVEGPYKIGRSRLASCGVCPSPLSEEKELLTFLIHLAKELKLKPVLYTGADDYVVFISKYRAELSNYYLFLFPEHSLIETILDKHKMYELAVKHNIPCPKTYVIEHKEQLEEAILNLGFPCILKPTLGHKFRKKINKKAIFIKNPDQLRNEYELYRQHGKLMAQEIIPGDNQHFYKVATFYDDNMELLALFSLQKNHQFPADFGTGAHIVSKQIPELVDVCLPLFKEIQLKGIGMAEFKKDPRDDVYKFIEINPRFWLTHSLTESAGIDFVYMYYLYLTKQNPAPRLKQRDGIKWIYLVRYYLTFRDKKKRAEMTWKDFYEGLRGKKEFALFAWDDPMPFIRSAWSHLRNAWKQKGKE; encoded by the coding sequence ATGTATCATGAACACAGTGCAGTTGTACTGGACTTAAGTGCCAATGGAGTTGGAATTATTAGAAGTTTAGCGAGAAAAGGAATTAAAGTTTATGCCTTTGATGTAGAGGGACCTTATAAGATAGGGAGATCACGTCTTGCTTCATGCGGAGTATGTCCAAGTCCTTTATCGGAAGAAAAAGAATTATTAACTTTTTTAATCCACTTGGCTAAAGAATTAAAATTGAAACCAGTTTTGTATACAGGTGCGGATGATTATGTGGTATTTATTTCAAAATATCGAGCGGAGCTGTCTAACTACTATTTATTTTTGTTTCCTGAGCATTCATTAATTGAAACAATACTAGATAAACATAAAATGTATGAACTGGCTGTGAAGCATAATATTCCATGTCCAAAAACATATGTGATTGAACATAAAGAACAGCTAGAAGAAGCAATATTGAACCTCGGTTTTCCATGTATATTAAAGCCGACCTTGGGGCATAAGTTTCGAAAAAAAATAAATAAAAAGGCTATATTTATAAAAAATCCAGATCAACTAAGAAATGAGTATGAATTATACCGACAGCATGGAAAGCTCATGGCTCAAGAAATCATTCCTGGAGACAATCAGCATTTTTATAAAGTGGCTACTTTTTATGACGACAATATGGAGTTATTAGCATTATTTTCCTTGCAAAAGAACCATCAATTTCCAGCTGACTTTGGAACAGGAGCTCATATTGTTAGTAAACAGATTCCAGAACTAGTGGATGTATGTTTACCTCTTTTTAAAGAAATACAACTTAAAGGTATTGGCATGGCAGAGTTTAAAAAGGACCCACGAGATGATGTTTATAAGTTTATTGAAATCAACCCCCGTTTTTGGTTAACTCATAGCTTAACAGAATCTGCAGGCATTGATTTTGTTTATATGTATTATTTATATTTAACCAAGCAAAACCCAGCGCCAAGACTTAAACAAAGAGATGGTATCAAATGGATTTATCTTGTGCGGTATTATTTAACGTTCCGTGACAAGAAAAAAAGAGCTGAAATGACATGGAAAGATTTTTATGAAGGCTTGCGAGGAAAAAAAGAGTTCGCTCTTTTTGCATGGGACGATCCGATGCCATTTATTAGAAGCGCATGGTCTCATTTGAGGAATGCATGGAAACAAAAAGGAAAGGAATGA
- a CDS encoding glycosyltransferase family 4 protein — protein MRKESMFPYSYLIEAIDKYYGMPSSSSSKKKSATRERYVDAKPKVNSKKRRLSILIATFWDYPHTGGLSNYITALSEGLKKLGHKVDIISPNQFLTSEVRTLRKRVVPELRNFFYARYGSYNTTIVRNCRHMYIYEMMLLKNINLKKYDVFHAQDLFTANILGKINRLYKKPLLFTPHGMFTFNRVKFGIFEKDSLEEAYYKTIESKAIEFANQLIILSDSFRQPLMQLGAKQEKMTTVLTGIDYPEKYDVKNSLAQNKIVITCVARLGPRKGHKVLFDALSQMERKYTENIKVLIVGDGEMRDALEKQVASLNLSMVEFLGERDDVPNILSKTDIFVLPTLNDSLPISIIEAMHSGACVISTTSGGIPELVHHEKTGILVDVGDVNKLKQALKFVIENQKDREQLGENARNFAKKYLTRETMVAHIEKIYKDI, from the coding sequence ATGAGAAAGGAAAGTATGTTTCCGTATTCCTATTTAATTGAAGCGATAGATAAATATTATGGAATGCCTTCATCTTCATCATCCAAAAAGAAAAGTGCAACGAGAGAACGATATGTAGATGCAAAGCCAAAGGTGAATTCAAAGAAAAGAAGACTTTCTATATTAATTGCTACGTTTTGGGACTATCCTCATACAGGTGGGTTATCTAATTATATTACAGCACTTAGTGAAGGTTTAAAAAAATTAGGCCATAAAGTCGATATTATATCTCCTAATCAATTTCTTACGAGCGAAGTAAGAACCCTGCGTAAAAGGGTTGTTCCAGAATTGAGAAATTTCTTTTATGCACGTTATGGAAGCTATAATACCACGATTGTGAGAAATTGCAGACATATGTATATCTACGAAATGATGCTGCTTAAAAATATCAACTTAAAAAAATATGATGTTTTTCATGCGCAAGATTTGTTTACAGCCAATATATTGGGAAAAATCAATCGACTGTATAAGAAACCTTTGCTATTTACACCCCATGGGATGTTTACTTTTAACCGGGTGAAATTTGGTATATTTGAAAAAGATTCACTAGAAGAAGCCTATTATAAAACAATAGAAAGTAAAGCTATTGAATTTGCCAATCAGCTTATTATTCTCAGTGATTCATTTCGTCAACCGTTAATGCAACTGGGGGCAAAGCAAGAGAAAATGACAACTGTGCTTACGGGTATTGATTATCCTGAGAAGTATGATGTGAAAAATTCATTGGCACAGAATAAAATCGTTATTACATGTGTGGCGAGATTAGGACCCAGAAAAGGTCATAAAGTATTATTTGATGCACTATCACAGATGGAAAGGAAATATACTGAAAACATTAAGGTGCTTATTGTCGGAGATGGCGAGATGAGAGATGCGTTAGAAAAGCAAGTTGCTTCTTTGAATCTTTCCATGGTGGAGTTTTTAGGGGAAAGAGATGATGTACCAAACATTTTAAGTAAAACCGATATTTTTGTACTTCCTACTCTAAATGATAGTCTGCCTATTTCTATTATTGAGGCCATGCATAGTGGAGCTTGTGTCATTTCGACAACATCGGGAGGAATACCTGAATTAGTACATCACGAGAAGACAGGTATTCTAGTAGATGTAGGAGATGTAAATAAACTAAAACAAGCATTAAAGTTTGTTATTGAAAACCAGAAAGATCGGGAGCAGTTAGGTGAAAATGCAAGAAACTTCGCTAAAAAATATTTAACTAGAGAAACCATGGTAGCTCATATCGAAAAAATCTACAAAGATATTTAA
- a CDS encoding PIG-L deacetylase family protein: MRECVLVIGAHPDDELLGSGGTLKRLVENGHRVISIIIASGRREEADRIHQLGRHANKEIGIEEVIFLDYANLELELIPLHQLTKEIEQLIQKYKPSKIFTHHYGDVNIDHLITFQAVLTATRPLPKRDPIELITFETVSSSEWNVYTNDKVFKPNYFVNITDQMDSKIAALKHYDVEMRDFPHPRSYEGVQHLGRVRGMTIGVSYAEAFEVIRRIWQ; this comes from the coding sequence ATGAGAGAGTGTGTTTTAGTTATTGGTGCTCACCCCGATGATGAGTTATTAGGATCTGGAGGGACTTTAAAAAGATTAGTGGAAAATGGGCATCGGGTTATTTCAATAATTATTGCTTCAGGAAGAAGGGAGGAAGCGGATCGAATACATCAACTAGGCAGGCATGCAAATAAAGAAATTGGTATTGAAGAAGTGATATTCCTCGATTATGCTAATTTAGAATTGGAATTAATTCCGTTGCATCAATTAACGAAAGAAATAGAACAATTAATACAGAAATATAAACCAAGTAAAATTTTCACTCACCATTATGGAGATGTCAACATTGATCATCTAATTACCTTTCAAGCGGTTTTGACCGCAACGAGACCTCTACCTAAGCGAGATCCGATAGAATTAATTACGTTTGAAACAGTTTCCTCTAGTGAGTGGAATGTCTATACAAATGATAAAGTTTTCAAACCTAATTATTTTGTTAATATTACAGATCAAATGGATTCAAAGATTGCGGCGCTCAAACATTATGATGTAGAAATGAGAGATTTTCCTCATCCTCGTTCGTATGAAGGCGTTCAGCATTTAGGAAGGGTTAGGGGCATGACGATAGGCGTATCATACGCTGAAGCGTTCGAAGTGATAAGGAGGATCTGGCAATGA
- a CDS encoding AarF/UbiB family protein translates to MNKYFNKRTISRKDLVEYKLIGDGKDGEVYQLSHDKCVKIFFLEETQKKELRALVIGQSSPIIPRLYGYGENYIIMEYIQGISLARHLKKEKQITEELTERILIMLDELKRIGFTRWDTEVRHVLINEEGQLKVIDHKRAFTSNSEVPTKLLKGFKKFGLSQDFLNYVKNIRSSVYNRWVEHR, encoded by the coding sequence ATGAACAAATACTTTAATAAAAGAACAATAAGTAGAAAAGATTTAGTGGAATATAAGCTCATTGGAGACGGAAAAGATGGAGAAGTATACCAATTAAGCCATGATAAATGCGTAAAAATATTTTTCCTGGAAGAAACTCAAAAAAAAGAGTTGAGAGCTCTAGTAATTGGGCAATCATCACCTATTATTCCAAGACTTTATGGATATGGAGAAAATTATATTATCATGGAATATATACAAGGAATTTCACTTGCACGTCACTTAAAAAAAGAAAAACAAATTACAGAAGAACTAACTGAAAGGATATTAATAATGTTGGATGAATTAAAAAGGATTGGATTTACTAGGTGGGACACGGAAGTAAGACATGTGTTAATAAATGAAGAAGGTCAATTGAAAGTCATTGATCATAAAAGAGCTTTCACTTCAAATAGTGAGGTTCCTACGAAGTTGTTAAAAGGGTTTAAGAAATTTGGACTATCACAAGATTTTCTGAACTATGTGAAAAATATACGTTCTTCTGTTTATAATAGATGGGTGGAGCATCGATAA